One stretch of Streptomyces hygroscopicus DNA includes these proteins:
- a CDS encoding CBS domain containing membrane protein, whose translation MKHRKIGNVMTDDVVRVSSMTSFDEVGALLSRHRFNGLPVVDDDDKVVGMITGTDLSEPAPTAGQLMSRPAVTVRPQDSIVDAARAMEHHRVERLPVVDEEDRLIGIVTRRDLLRVFLRPDDEIRAEVIDEVLVRSLWLGPQSVAVTVTDGIVRLEGRLDRHSEIPIAVRMAGQVDGVVAVVDRLTYLIDDSAGRGGARR comes from the coding sequence ATGAAGCACCGCAAGATCGGCAACGTGATGACCGACGACGTCGTCCGGGTGAGCTCCATGACCTCGTTCGACGAGGTCGGTGCGCTGCTCTCGCGGCACCGCTTCAACGGGCTGCCCGTGGTGGACGACGACGACAAGGTGGTCGGCATGATCACTGGGACCGATCTCAGCGAACCCGCCCCGACGGCCGGGCAACTGATGTCGCGGCCCGCGGTCACCGTGCGCCCCCAGGACAGCATCGTGGACGCGGCCCGCGCGATGGAACACCATCGCGTCGAGCGGCTCCCTGTCGTCGACGAGGAGGACCGGCTGATCGGCATCGTCACCCGCCGGGATCTGCTGCGGGTCTTCCTCCGCCCGGACGACGAGATTCGCGCCGAGGTGATCGACGAGGTGCTGGTCCGCTCGCTGTGGCTCGGCCCGCAGTCCGTCGCGGTCACCGTGACCGACGGGATCGTACGGCTGGAGGGCCGGCTGGACCGGCACAGCGAGATCCCCATCGCGGTCCGGATGGCCGGACAGGTGGACGGCGTGGTGGCCGTGGTCGACCGGCTCACCTACCTGATCGACGACTCCGCCGGCCGGGGAGGTGCGCGGCGATGA
- a CDS encoding universal stress protein gives MAARVKRRRHSAAAARKVVETVDLPLVVGVDGSHHSLQAVDWAVDAAARHGVPLRLIHASLWERYEGIAPAADPARPWELIRDEEIAASAAERARRRGPKVKVCAEVLPEDPVAALLRAGRDASGLVTGSRGRGELAALLLGSVSLAVAARASCPVTVVRGGEPNRRGAFGRIVLGVGETVGPSAATRFAFREAEVSGRTLEAVRAWRAPAGEVTDDLLLEGDPVRAHWARAERTLDHALRTPGRDHPEVTVHRETVEGTARKALLHAAATADLLVLGARRGHGHAVGLELGRIAHAALHHAPCPVVIVPERV, from the coding sequence ATGGCAGCGAGGGTGAAAAGGCGTCGGCACAGTGCGGCCGCCGCGCGGAAGGTGGTGGAAACGGTGGACCTCCCCCTCGTCGTGGGCGTCGACGGCTCGCACCACAGCCTTCAGGCGGTGGACTGGGCGGTGGACGCGGCGGCCCGGCACGGGGTGCCGCTGCGGCTGATCCATGCTTCGCTGTGGGAGCGGTACGAGGGCATCGCCCCCGCCGCCGACCCGGCGCGCCCCTGGGAGCTGATCAGGGACGAGGAGATCGCCGCCTCCGCTGCGGAGCGCGCCCGCCGACGCGGCCCCAAGGTGAAGGTCTGCGCCGAGGTCCTGCCGGAGGACCCGGTCGCCGCGCTGCTGCGCGCCGGCCGCGACGCCTCGGGCCTGGTCACCGGCTCCCGCGGGCGCGGCGAACTCGCCGCGCTGCTCCTCGGCTCGGTGAGCCTCGCGGTCGCCGCCCGCGCCTCGTGCCCGGTGACCGTCGTACGCGGCGGCGAGCCCAACCGGCGCGGCGCCTTCGGCCGGATCGTGCTCGGCGTGGGCGAGACGGTCGGCCCCTCGGCCGCGACCCGGTTCGCTTTCCGCGAGGCCGAGGTGAGCGGCCGCACGCTGGAGGCCGTACGCGCCTGGCGCGCCCCGGCCGGTGAGGTGACGGATGATCTGCTGCTGGAGGGGGACCCGGTACGTGCCCACTGGGCACGGGCGGAGCGGACGCTGGATCACGCCCTGCGGACTCCCGGACGGGACCACCCCGAGGTCACCGTCCACCGCGAGACGGTCGAGGGAACGGCCCGCAAGGCGCTCCTCCACGCGGCGGCCACCGCCGATCTGCTGGTCCTCGGCGCCCGCCGCGGCCACGGTCACGCTGTGGGACTGGAGCTCGGCCGCATCGCCCACGCGGCACTGCACCACGCGCCCTGCCCGGTGGTGATCGTGCCGGAGCGGGTCTGA